In one window of Ferriphaselus amnicola DNA:
- a CDS encoding nucleotidyltransferase domain-containing protein yields the protein MIAQYIQPEVAAIMPKVVDQILRTLGESVDRIVLHGSAIKEGAFRTGESDIDVVVMLKPDHTVSFRDQLNVQRLIESALDIESWTHIEINYMTGERVYRYKNFKLCYQGGVAHGVIFFDSGRIDDNICTAAALTMEEARQEISHHYLQQSWIWLGEAHPLLHRSTWSASRAACRAFHSVLVTHDFDVAPKLIRWHLPVLFDAACRFNPALSQLSSSVSAVPPDLASFDLVDYDEATPELSIQARRQVIAQAMRIARRVERILGLKVSHARHPPFHPKHNKEGRHE from the coding sequence ATGATTGCGCAATACATCCAGCCGGAGGTTGCCGCCATCATGCCGAAAGTAGTTGATCAAATTCTGCGAACACTGGGAGAAAGCGTAGATCGCATCGTGCTACATGGCTCAGCCATCAAGGAAGGTGCCTTTCGTACAGGGGAAAGTGACATCGATGTCGTGGTCATGCTCAAGCCCGACCATACGGTCAGTTTCCGCGACCAGCTCAATGTCCAGCGTCTCATTGAGAGTGCGCTGGACATTGAGTCATGGACGCACATTGAGATCAACTATATGACAGGAGAGCGCGTGTATCGCTACAAAAACTTCAAGCTCTGCTATCAAGGCGGCGTCGCGCATGGGGTGATTTTCTTTGATTCTGGGCGGATCGACGACAATATATGCACAGCCGCAGCGCTTACCATGGAGGAGGCGCGACAAGAAATTTCGCACCACTACCTTCAGCAATCTTGGATTTGGCTAGGAGAGGCCCATCCCCTATTGCACCGCTCGACGTGGTCAGCCAGCCGCGCAGCCTGTCGTGCGTTTCATTCCGTGTTGGTCACGCACGACTTCGATGTCGCCCCCAAGTTAATCCGGTGGCATCTGCCCGTATTGTTTGATGCTGCGTGTCGTTTCAATCCAGCGCTCAGCCAACTGTCGTCGTCAGTCAGTGCTGTCCCTCCCGATTTGGCTAGCTTCGATTTGGTCGATTACGACGAGGCCACACCCGAGCTCTCAATCCAGGCTCGCAGGCAGGTGATCGCGCAGGCGATGCGTATCGCGCGGCGCGTCGAGCGCATCCTCGGACTCAAAGTTTCCCATGCCAGGCACCCCCCTTTTCATCCCAAACACAATAAGGAGGGGCGCCATGAATGA
- a CDS encoding HAD domain-containing protein, with product MNEANTRQLYREFPRLYRAASRPTSESAMRWGFMCGDGWFSIVRELSQQIEEAARLAGVDPDSDEWPCAMQVKEKFGGLRFYLSGGYSFELESTIRRLVKAAHEHSLSTCESCGCPATLSEHDHWLRVECARCRAIRLDEQARLTSARSAIAPKYKIVFLDYDGVLHPDHVYQIKGRPVLKVDGFNLFEFSDILIQALKPYPTVRVVLSTSWVHTFCFKKAKAWLPDELQARVIGACYHSSMSAIEWSRRTRYQQIMRYVSRAKLQKEDWIAIDNDPVGWADEYRANLVLTDDDGGLSFTYAQVDLAEKLELLVTNSL from the coding sequence ATGAATGAGGCCAATACACGCCAGCTCTACCGCGAATTTCCTCGGTTATATCGTGCTGCATCGCGCCCGACCTCGGAATCAGCCATGCGCTGGGGTTTTATGTGCGGCGATGGTTGGTTTTCAATCGTCCGTGAACTGTCCCAACAAATCGAAGAGGCTGCTCGCCTTGCCGGAGTGGACCCAGACTCTGATGAGTGGCCATGCGCAATGCAAGTCAAAGAGAAATTCGGTGGGCTTCGATTTTATCTGAGTGGTGGGTACTCATTTGAGTTGGAATCTACGATCCGACGGTTGGTGAAGGCAGCCCATGAGCATTCGTTATCCACCTGCGAGTCCTGTGGATGTCCCGCCACGCTGAGCGAACACGATCATTGGCTACGCGTTGAGTGCGCTCGATGTCGAGCAATACGCCTGGACGAACAAGCAAGGTTAACTTCCGCTCGATCCGCAATAGCTCCTAAATACAAAATCGTATTTCTGGATTACGACGGCGTGCTCCACCCAGACCATGTCTATCAAATCAAAGGTAGGCCGGTTTTGAAGGTGGATGGATTTAACTTGTTTGAATTTTCGGACATTCTGATTCAGGCGCTCAAACCCTACCCTACGGTGAGAGTCGTACTTTCAACCTCTTGGGTGCATACGTTCTGTTTCAAGAAAGCGAAAGCCTGGCTACCCGATGAACTACAGGCGCGAGTTATCGGCGCGTGCTACCACTCGTCCATGAGTGCTATCGAATGGAGCCGACGCACGCGATACCAGCAAATCATGCGGTATGTATCGCGAGCCAAACTGCAAAAAGAAGACTGGATCGCTATCGATAATGATCCGGTGGGCTGGGCGGATGAATATCGTGCGAATTTGGTGTTGACCGACGACGACGGCGGACTGAGCTTTACATACGCTCAAGTTGATCTGGCTGAAAAGTTGGAACTGCTGGTAACCAATAGTCTATGA